A window of the Myxosarcina sp. GI1 genome harbors these coding sequences:
- a CDS encoding Eco57I restriction-modification methylase domain-containing protein produces MGNPPYVRQEQIKELKPALKEEYECYTGVADLYVYFFEKGYRLLRSGGVLTYISSNKYFRSGYGEKLREYLGERATVRYLIDFGDASVFEAIAYPSIIQVSKAKSEDCQTRILNWDKEQPLSEFANVFKTQSFYIAQQQLTSDGWRLESPEVLRLLDKLRNAGTPLGKYVNGRFYYGIKTGLNEAFVVDRATRDRLIAEHSSSAEVLKPFLRGRDVKRWSVNFAEQYLIKIESSENKQHLWSNKSDKEAEKIFAKTYPAIYARFELFRERLVKRCDQGKYFWELRSCAYWDEFETPKIILGRFMNVATFAFDKNNFLHNDALYTVSRINEYVAAILNSSIGWWFLSHICTDLQNGYLQAYRENLFQIPISKASKKEQNSISNLVQKCLNAKKQNVEEWEAEINDKVAYLYGLTAQEIKIINFDLN; encoded by the coding sequence ATTGGTAATCCTCCTTACGTAAGACAAGAGCAAATAAAAGAACTAAAACCAGCCCTAAAAGAAGAGTATGAATGCTATACGGGAGTTGCCGATCTCTATGTTTACTTCTTTGAAAAAGGGTATCGGTTACTAAGATCGGGTGGTGTGCTAACTTACATTTCCTCCAATAAATATTTCCGTTCTGGTTATGGTGAGAAGCTACGCGAGTATTTGGGAGAACGGGCGACGGTACGGTATTTAATTGATTTTGGAGATGCTTCTGTTTTTGAAGCGATTGCTTACCCTAGCATTATCCAGGTTAGCAAAGCTAAATCAGAAGATTGTCAAACTCGTATTTTGAATTGGGACAAAGAACAACCCCTCAGTGAATTTGCTAATGTTTTTAAAACCCAAAGTTTTTACATCGCTCAACAACAACTAACTTCCGATGGCTGGCGGTTGGAATCTCCCGAAGTGCTGCGGTTGTTGGATAAGCTACGGAATGCTGGTACACCATTAGGGAAGTATGTAAATGGAAGGTTTTATTACGGTATTAAAACTGGATTGAATGAAGCTTTTGTAGTCGATCGAGCCACACGCGATCGCCTAATTGCCGAACATTCATCATCGGCTGAAGTATTGAAGCCGTTTCTGAGAGGAAGGGATGTAAAAAGGTGGAGTGTAAACTTTGCCGAACAATATTTAATCAAAATAGAATCTTCTGAAAACAAACAACATCTTTGGTCTAATAAATCGGATAAAGAAGCTGAAAAGATTTTTGCTAAAACTTATCCAGCTATTTATGCTCGGTTTGAGTTATTTAGAGAAAGGTTAGTTAAACGCTGCGATCAAGGTAAATACTTTTGGGAATTAAGGTCTTGTGCTTATTGGGATGAATTTGAAACCCCTAAAATTATTCTTGGTCGTTTTATGAATGTAGCGACATTTGCTTTTGATAAAAATAATTTTTTACATAACGATGCTCTTTATACAGTTTCGAGAATCAACGAATATGTTGCAGCTATTTTAAATTCTTCAATAGGGTGGTGGTTTCTTAGTCATATTTGTACTGATTTACAAAATGGCTACTTACAAGCTTACAGAGAAAATCTTTTTCAAATTCCAATTTCTAAAGCTTCAAAAAAAGAGCAGAACTCTATATCTAATTTAGTTCAAAAATGCTTGAATGCTAAAAAACAAAATGTAGAAGAATGGGAAGCAGAAATAAATGATAAAGTAGCATACCTCTACGGTTTAACTGCACAAGAAATAAAAATAATAAATTTTGATTTAAACTAA
- a CDS encoding leucine-rich repeat domain-containing protein, which yields MSFNNNHKIFLIGVVIFSFWLSFKNQSQPNNKVVENNFVETIDINKFTGFADWCNNKNNLEKSTRNTIDELLNEVDTSDCNLASSRLLKINYVVIFGEDNESLDLRPFQTLTHLTSITFNHANVSDIQSLQKLDKLEYLDLGRNQITDITPLRSLTELEELKLGQNKIHDISPIASLVNLKYLVLSGNNISDITSLKNLENIRTVYLNDNNITDETCPIKPEFKCIFFLRN from the coding sequence ATGAGCTTTAACAACAATCATAAAATATTTTTAATAGGAGTAGTTATTTTTTCTTTTTGGTTGTCCTTTAAAAATCAGAGCCAACCAAACAATAAAGTAGTAGAAAATAATTTTGTTGAAACTATAGACATAAACAAGTTTACTGGTTTTGCTGATTGGTGTAACAACAAAAATAATCTTGAGAAAAGCACGAGAAATACTATAGATGAATTACTAAATGAAGTAGATACATCAGATTGCAATTTAGCCAGTAGCAGATTACTAAAGATAAACTATGTTGTCATTTTTGGTGAAGATAACGAAAGTTTAGATTTAAGACCTTTTCAAACGCTGACTCATTTAACTAGTATTACCTTCAACCATGCTAATGTATCTGATATTCAATCTCTACAAAAATTGGATAAATTAGAATATTTAGATCTTGGAAGAAATCAGATTACAGATATAACTCCTCTTAGAAGTCTAACTGAGCTTGAGGAGTTAAAACTAGGTCAAAATAAAATTCATGACATTTCGCCAATTGCTTCTTTAGTTAATCTTAAGTATCTCGTATTAAGCGGTAATAATATTTCCGATATTACTTCATTAAAAAATCTAGAAAATATTAGAACTGTATATCTCAATGATAATAATATTACCGATGAAACTTGTCCGATAAAACCCGAATTTAAATGTATATTTTTTCTTCGTAATTAA
- a CDS encoding helicase-related protein: MALPDYIDNSQHKLEDILKILIENEQQIVLDIATGFFRIEAWLRLEEAMNRLINLRLLIGRDPAIRPAESDRIDLIRYFRKNIQHQLENEPFKQEYKNQIDRLIAYLQQEYIQVRLFGAMGEKSQFLHAKAYIFDHFSIVGSSNFTPSGISGNTELNILNKNQAIARDLRENWFEKFWNDPSVDLDYKAKLIDALDASKFGSKPYTPYQVFLKALYELFKDDAVVGEGDRTSLELANFQQEGFERAVRLIEKHRGCIVADAVGLGKTYIGLRVLDYYLIKDRRPGHVPRALVVCPAQLRDLVWIKKLRDYNIYADVVSQETVSRKDFDLRRYHYYDIVVVDESHSFRNSATNRFNNLLKLITTGNRNKKVLLLTATPINNSVFDLYHQILLLTRGEETYYREWGISKLKGYFRALAKGEVEITELLLQTMVRRSRQDVIRRQAAGEEIRVGGKLIHFPKRELEQFTYNFEASFAGLYAGIAERIDLLQLAPYNIKAFKKRTSNQEKNEIKRNDALVSLQKALYLKRLESSLTAFTNSIGNQRNFQAKFYEILTREKKLLDSRNFRKLLLATQTDEDGEEAIETIIGALEEVEPKDYQIDRLQAQIQSDLNILNGILKSLDEIQQSVENLQDYDRKLVAFKELLLNKLKGQKILVFSYYKDTAKYLYEQLVSDREWLIQMREPVIELITGDSSGKHREEKVKRFAPKANHQHPEELGILQQNPIDILICTDVLSEGQNLQDAGILVNYDLHWNPVRMIQRAGRIDRLGTDYETLYVYNCFPEEGLENLLGLVERLQQRIATIDREVGLDASVLGETISEKSLEELYRLKQADTQAEKEAILEALEQAADLVSLDEMRLPLLEFIQQKTAEAVEEIPLGIHSTRYFNIPDPNIRDGGLFLAFRARDKHFWHFYPRFNGHIITEPDRLETDKRKIFSWLKCEESDFPPPNELPPVQFDPAIFRVLDTATSHLLTYFQQQQTSSKLRPKLNKVFQKINEALAQPSLFGLETVDEEAKEKILNVITTVNLRVFEKDIKLIWNNFVANKDLNLLIYELDEFFIDNKLYNEIEETINFSILEVIKREDIQLVCYQWFKPN, translated from the coding sequence ATGGCACTACCAGATTATATAGATAATTCCCAACATAAATTAGAGGATATTCTTAAAATATTGATTGAGAACGAACAGCAAATCGTTCTCGATATTGCTACTGGCTTTTTCCGCATTGAGGCATGGTTGCGTTTGGAAGAAGCTATGAACCGTCTTATCAACTTACGCCTTCTCATTGGGCGCGACCCTGCCATTCGTCCAGCAGAGAGCGATCGCATCGATTTAATTCGCTACTTTCGCAAAAATATTCAGCATCAGCTAGAAAATGAACCATTTAAGCAGGAATATAAAAACCAAATCGATCGACTAATAGCCTATCTACAACAGGAATATATACAAGTTAGGTTATTTGGAGCTATGGGTGAAAAATCGCAGTTTCTTCATGCTAAAGCCTATATCTTTGACCATTTTAGTATTGTAGGTTCGAGTAACTTTACCCCTTCTGGCATTAGCGGTAATACCGAATTAAATATTCTCAACAAAAACCAGGCGATCGCCCGTGATTTAAGAGAAAACTGGTTTGAGAAATTTTGGAACGACCCTAGTGTAGATCTAGATTACAAAGCCAAGCTCATTGATGCTCTTGATGCCTCTAAGTTTGGCAGCAAGCCTTATACTCCTTATCAGGTATTTCTCAAAGCACTCTACGAACTATTTAAAGATGATGCAGTTGTAGGAGAGGGGGATCGCACTTCTTTAGAATTAGCTAATTTTCAACAGGAAGGGTTTGAAAGAGCAGTTAGATTAATTGAGAAGCATAGAGGCTGTATCGTAGCTGATGCAGTTGGTTTGGGTAAAACTTATATTGGTTTGCGCGTACTAGATTATTACTTGATTAAAGACCGCCGCCCTGGTCACGTTCCTCGCGCTTTAGTAGTATGTCCCGCTCAGTTACGCGATCTGGTTTGGATTAAAAAGTTACGTGACTATAATATTTACGCTGATGTTGTCTCTCAAGAAACGGTAAGCCGCAAAGATTTCGATCTTCGTCGATATCATTACTATGACATCGTAGTTGTTGATGAGTCCCATAGTTTCCGTAATAGTGCTACAAATCGCTTTAACAATCTACTTAAATTGATTACCACTGGCAACCGCAACAAGAAAGTACTGTTGCTTACTGCCACTCCTATCAATAACAGTGTTTTCGATCTATACCATCAGATTTTATTACTGACTCGTGGTGAGGAAACATATTACAGAGAATGGGGAATTTCCAAACTAAAAGGTTATTTCAGAGCTTTAGCTAAGGGCGAGGTTGAAATAACAGAATTGCTCTTACAAACAATGGTCAGGCGCAGTCGTCAAGATGTTATCAGGCGACAGGCAGCAGGAGAAGAAATTAGGGTCGGTGGCAAACTTATTCACTTTCCCAAGAGAGAGTTAGAGCAATTTACCTATAACTTTGAAGCTAGTTTTGCTGGACTTTATGCTGGTATTGCCGAGCGGATCGATCTACTTCAACTTGCTCCTTACAATATCAAAGCTTTTAAGAAGCGCACCTCTAACCAAGAAAAAAATGAAATCAAACGCAACGATGCTTTAGTTTCTCTCCAGAAAGCTCTTTATCTCAAACGTTTGGAAAGTTCTCTTACCGCATTTACTAACAGTATTGGCAATCAAAGGAATTTTCAAGCCAAATTTTATGAAATTTTGACGAGAGAAAAAAAATTACTAGATAGCAGGAATTTCCGTAAGTTGCTTCTCGCTACTCAAACGGATGAAGATGGAGAAGAAGCGATCGAGACTATTATTGGTGCTTTAGAAGAAGTGGAGCCAAAAGATTACCAAATCGATCGCCTGCAAGCGCAAATTCAATCCGACCTAAATATTCTCAATGGTATTCTCAAGTCCTTAGATGAAATTCAGCAGTCGGTAGAAAATCTTCAGGATTACGATCGCAAATTAGTAGCATTCAAGGAGTTGCTATTAAATAAACTCAAAGGTCAAAAGATTCTAGTATTTAGTTACTACAAAGACACTGCAAAGTATTTGTACGAGCAATTAGTTAGCGATCGCGAGTGGCTGATTCAAATGAGAGAGCCAGTAATCGAACTGATCACTGGTGACAGTTCTGGAAAACATCGCGAAGAAAAGGTCAAGCGTTTTGCTCCCAAAGCCAATCATCAGCATCCTGAAGAATTGGGTATATTGCAGCAGAATCCAATTGATATTCTCATTTGTACTGATGTATTGTCGGAAGGACAAAATTTACAAGATGCAGGAATACTGGTAAATTACGATCTTCACTGGAATCCTGTCAGAATGATTCAAAGAGCGGGGAGAATCGACCGCTTGGGAACTGATTACGAGACTCTTTATGTTTACAACTGTTTTCCAGAAGAAGGTTTAGAAAATCTACTCGGATTGGTAGAACGCCTACAGCAGAGAATTGCAACAATCGATCGCGAGGTGGGACTTGACGCTAGCGTATTAGGAGAAACTATATCTGAAAAGTCTTTAGAGGAATTATATCGACTAAAACAAGCAGATACTCAGGCAGAGAAAGAAGCTATTTTAGAAGCTCTCGAACAAGCAGCAGATTTAGTATCTCTCGATGAAATGCGTTTACCTCTACTGGAGTTTATTCAACAAAAAACCGCAGAAGCAGTTGAAGAAATACCTTTAGGAATACATAGTACTCGTTACTTTAATATTCCCGATCCCAATATTCGCGATGGTGGATTATTTTTGGCTTTCCGAGCTAGAGATAAACATTTTTGGCATTTTTATCCTCGTTTTAACGGACACATTATTACCGAACCAGACAGGTTGGAGACTGACAAGCGTAAAATCTTTAGCTGGCTTAAGTGCGAAGAATCAGATTTTCCACCTCCAAATGAGTTGCCACCCGTACAGTTCGATCCTGCTATCTTTAGAGTTTTAGATACTGCAACGAGTCACTTGCTGACTTATTTTCAGCAGCAGCAGACCAGCAGCAAACTAAGACCAAAGCTCAACAAAGTCTTTCAAAAAATTAATGAGGCACTCGCGCAACCGAGTTTATTTGGACTTGAAACTGTAGATGAAGAAGCAAAAGAAAAAATATTAAATGTTATTACTACAGTCAATCTTCGCGTCTTTGAAAAAGATATCAAGTTAATTTGGAATAATTTTGTTGCAAATAAAGATTTAAATTTGCTGATTTATGAGCTTGATGAGTTTTTTATCGATAACAAGCTTTATAACGAGATTGAAGAAACAATTAATTTCAGTATTTTAGAAGTAATTAAAAGAGAAGATATACAGTTGGTTTGCTATCAATGGTTTAAGCCTAATTGA
- a CDS encoding NACHT domain-containing NTPase, translating into MTNNNLIKFENNQILVCRILFHVLTPPLSDFVKQNLSKKSIDWNNKLKKRLNSDNFNGDVPKWNDPLVLFKIIDYCWDTFCIESGFDRTERSIVNELREVRNFFSHNEIHRFNYDFTYRALHSTELLLIAINKLEEAEKVKQQRKELIEPNYTQLSELTKKSIEAEIDWRIVSRNVLEAQKFDRLTSNSLTAIDGIELERDEVYVPLGIVERKQRQKRDCNEGEPERGSELYQEKLIPIENKQFFEQIASKNKPIAIIGEPGAGKTTLLQQIASWILKEDTDSTPIWLSLSEMGTKSLRDYLSEDWLRNATQKFVVSSELKEAFGKLIESGKVWLLLDGVDEMAVDNPLQHITSQLSEGWINNVRVVLTCRLNVWDANKNALYDFDVYRNLDFASEQVDEFIGKWFEKSDTQKGKNLRSLLKQPGKERINDLIKNPLRLMLLCYSWQQQNSLSQERLPTTKAELYQRFVSSFYNWNQGKVRERFSQTELNVALGQLALQAIDRNESRFRLRETFISQYLEESLFEVAQNLGWLNQVGVAAENPTEKVYAFYHPTFEEYFAASAIDNWHFFLDHVPTNPSQGKYRYLEPQWQEVMLLWFGRKNISVDKKDKLIKALMEFSNLCFQLYGKYNYYSAKTYFVMSAIAAEFKENKFNIKIFEKIIGWVYGYFDGETEDWVEAPRNLIKLAEQALKQADRNIVLEALLNTVYWWEIDNCKERKVSFKHFWYLNELAPKHEVVTEHLIHWIDNVFIWKKLVEIDCEFDIHEPPNFSEEYFPFFKIKVGNSEIIKAIIRFLNVGYDGIVKLRNYRKYKISKETEQLPSLEEMPLYVEDELGQKCLNSERWKIALEQSVIREETLEEKNLKRQFGLDEKLEKAAESFDAAGDTLARVAISNSEVTRLLIDILEKELSFNFKEKLYIKIINWLNIISSKNIEAIQLLSNYISNSNDWLLKYEAAKALKRLDSKNTIVCRTLDKALYNLSDEKIKTEVATELIEVNSKHYQSLEILFDFLRHTSFNSRFERENIPRILTNLSKIAVTNNSILERLIKLVKKNCNQDICSEVIQKISENVAFEKIYENLVILLNEDLNKSVRKTIALTLIDNISSCIDRLPNCNKVLDDLYNYPDTLIRCRAALKILELDSRNIQVLQFLLDSWVQAKNATHGTVVEPDKLEENLLKNSKITESLIEILQNLKYESNFDTELSKNNFTSILSLLAQSGYQTYNEEAIAVLTELLENTNNLNLCFDIACTLGCISPNNSKAVNLLIGILENNSSLEIRKSFIIRKLGLISIANQAVVDVLLKMIVEQNEKLTHTIVNSLIKNIAEPQSYQTVFILKEYSSIEKENAKLDKIFWHCAQTMSYPEFHRAWHNSQIPSHQEMSEFEGVGANSYILALNLENLPLELLSSIDKDDIFKDRIQLICINQRQISDRNNPAVEIYDQMLDWKCPLRDNGEPETMPLLKSYWHSLQRNTDKLIVLVFYDSTALETEWTGFSQSILDPLNTFEGAICVITDQPTSKLKQFSPSSPNLIENLMGWMRKVHLES; encoded by the coding sequence ATGACTAATAATAATTTAATAAAGTTTGAAAATAATCAGATTCTTGTTTGTAGAATATTGTTTCATGTCTTAACTCCGCCTCTTTCTGATTTTGTCAAACAAAATTTGAGTAAAAAATCTATAGACTGGAATAACAAACTTAAAAAACGTCTCAATTCTGATAACTTTAACGGCGATGTACCTAAGTGGAACGATCCTCTGGTTTTGTTTAAAATTATTGACTATTGCTGGGATACTTTTTGTATTGAAAGCGGATTCGATCGCACCGAACGCAGTATAGTAAACGAGTTACGTGAGGTTCGCAATTTCTTCTCACATAATGAAATACATAGATTTAACTATGATTTTACTTATCGTGCCTTGCACAGTACTGAATTGTTGCTAATCGCTATTAATAAGCTAGAAGAGGCAGAAAAAGTTAAACAGCAGCGAAAAGAATTAATCGAGCCAAACTACACACAATTATCCGAACTAACCAAAAAAAGTATTGAGGCAGAGATTGACTGGCGCATAGTTAGTCGCAATGTGTTAGAAGCACAAAAATTCGATCGCTTAACTAGTAATTCTTTAACAGCAATTGATGGAATTGAGTTAGAACGAGATGAGGTGTATGTTCCTTTAGGAATAGTAGAACGGAAACAAAGGCAAAAACGCGATTGCAACGAAGGAGAGCCAGAAAGAGGTTCGGAGTTATACCAGGAAAAACTAATTCCCATTGAAAACAAACAGTTTTTCGAGCAAATTGCTTCTAAAAATAAACCCATTGCCATTATTGGCGAGCCAGGAGCAGGTAAAACTACTCTTTTACAACAGATAGCTAGCTGGATTTTAAAAGAAGATACTGATAGTACACCAATTTGGCTCTCATTAAGTGAGATGGGTACAAAATCGCTAAGAGATTATTTGTCAGAAGATTGGCTGAGAAACGCTACTCAGAAGTTCGTAGTTTCTTCTGAATTAAAAGAAGCATTTGGAAAACTAATAGAGAGTGGTAAAGTGTGGCTGCTACTCGATGGAGTAGACGAAATGGCAGTAGATAATCCCTTGCAGCATATTACCTCACAACTAAGTGAAGGTTGGATAAATAATGTACGGGTAGTATTAACGTGTCGTCTTAATGTTTGGGATGCTAATAAAAATGCCCTTTATGACTTTGATGTTTACCGCAATCTAGATTTTGCTTCCGAACAGGTTGACGAGTTTATCGGTAAATGGTTTGAGAAGAGTGACACTCAAAAGGGAAAAAACTTGCGCTCGCTTCTCAAACAACCAGGAAAAGAACGCATTAACGATTTAATCAAAAATCCTCTACGTCTGATGTTGCTATGTTATTCCTGGCAACAGCAAAATAGTTTGAGCCAAGAGCGGCTTCCTACAACTAAGGCAGAATTGTACCAGCGGTTTGTTAGCTCTTTTTATAATTGGAATCAGGGGAAAGTCAGAGAAAGATTTAGCCAAACCGAATTAAATGTTGCTTTAGGACAGCTAGCACTACAGGCAATAGATAGAAACGAATCGCGTTTTCGCTTACGTGAAACTTTTATTAGTCAATATTTAGAAGAATCTTTGTTTGAGGTAGCACAAAATCTAGGCTGGCTCAATCAAGTGGGTGTAGCAGCAGAAAATCCTACTGAAAAAGTCTATGCTTTCTATCATCCTACTTTTGAAGAATATTTTGCTGCTAGTGCGATCGATAACTGGCATTTTTTCTTAGACCACGTACCTACTAATCCCTCTCAAGGAAAATATCGTTATCTCGAACCGCAATGGCAGGAAGTAATGTTGTTATGGTTTGGAAGAAAAAATATTTCCGTTGATAAAAAAGACAAATTAATTAAAGCTTTAATGGAGTTTAGCAATTTATGTTTTCAATTATATGGCAAATATAACTACTATTCAGCCAAAACATACTTTGTAATGTCGGCTATAGCTGCCGAATTCAAAGAAAATAAATTTAATATAAAAATTTTTGAAAAAATTATTGGATGGGTATATGGTTATTTTGATGGAGAAACTGAGGACTGGGTCGAAGCTCCTAGAAACTTGATAAAACTTGCCGAACAAGCATTAAAACAAGCGGACAGAAACATTGTTTTAGAGGCTTTATTAAATACAGTATATTGGTGGGAAATTGACAATTGTAAAGAACGTAAAGTATCCTTTAAGCATTTTTGGTATTTGAATGAACTCGCTCCCAAACATGAAGTAGTTACCGAACATCTAATTCATTGGATAGACAATGTTTTCATTTGGAAAAAATTAGTTGAAATAGATTGCGAATTTGATATTCACGAGCCACCAAACTTTTCAGAAGAGTATTTTCCGTTTTTTAAAATAAAAGTTGGCAATTCGGAGATTATCAAAGCTATAATACGTTTTCTTAATGTTGGCTATGATGGAATTGTCAAATTAAGAAACTATCGTAAGTATAAAATTTCCAAGGAAACAGAACAACTTCCTTCACTTGAAGAAATGCCTTTATATGTAGAAGATGAATTAGGACAAAAATGTTTAAATAGCGAAAGATGGAAAATAGCTCTCGAACAAAGTGTAATAAGAGAAGAAACTTTAGAAGAAAAAAATCTTAAGCGGCAATTTGGTTTAGATGAGAAATTAGAAAAAGCCGCTGAAAGTTTTGATGCAGCAGGCGATACGTTAGCTAGAGTTGCAATAAGTAATAGTGAAGTAACTAGGTTGCTGATCGATATCTTAGAAAAAGAATTAAGTTTTAATTTTAAAGAAAAATTATATATCAAAATTATTAATTGGTTGAATATAATTTCTTCAAAAAACATCGAAGCTATTCAACTTCTTTCTAATTATATTAGCAACTCAAACGATTGGTTATTAAAATACGAAGCCGCTAAAGCTTTAAAAAGACTCGATTCTAAAAATACTATTGTATGCAGAACTTTAGACAAAGCTTTATACAATTTGTCTGATGAAAAAATTAAAACTGAAGTTGCTACAGAATTAATTGAAGTAAACTCAAAACATTATCAATCTCTAGAAATTTTGTTTGACTTTTTACGTCATACTTCTTTTAATAGTAGATTTGAAAGAGAAAATATTCCAAGAATACTAACAAATTTGTCTAAAATAGCTGTTACTAACAATAGTATTTTAGAAAGATTAATAAAGCTAGTAAAAAAGAATTGCAATCAAGATATTTGCAGTGAAGTTATTCAAAAAATCTCTGAAAATGTTGCTTTTGAAAAAATATATGAGAATTTGGTTATTTTGCTGAATGAAGATTTAAATAAATCTGTTCGTAAAACAATTGCTTTGACTTTAATAGATAATATTTCTAGTTGTATCGACCGTTTGCCAAATTGTAATAAAGTTCTCGATGACTTGTATAATTACCCTGATACGTTAATTCGCTGTAGAGCAGCTTTAAAAATTCTAGAACTTGATTCCAGAAATATTCAAGTATTACAGTTTTTACTTGATTCTTGGGTACAAGCTAAGAATGCAACTCATGGAACTGTGGTCGAGCCAGATAAATTAGAAGAAAATTTACTCAAAAACTCAAAGATAACAGAGTCTTTAATTGAAATATTACAGAACTTAAAATATGAAAGTAACTTTGACACAGAACTTTCAAAAAACAATTTTACTTCTATTCTTAGTTTACTAGCTCAAAGCGGTTATCAAACTTATAATGAAGAAGCAATTGCTGTTTTGACGGAATTGCTTGAAAATACCAATAATTTAAACCTTTGCTTTGATATTGCTTGTACTTTAGGTTGTATTTCACCAAACAATTCAAAGGCTGTTAACTTACTAATCGGCATTTTAGAAAATAATTCAAGTTTAGAAATCCGAAAATCTTTTATTATCAGGAAACTAGGTTTAATTAGTATAGCAAATCAAGCTGTAGTTGATGTTTTGCTCAAAATGATAGTCGAACAGAACGAAAAACTGACCCATACTATTGTAAACAGTTTGATTAAAAACATTGCCGAACCACAGTCTTATCAAACAGTTTTTATATTAAAAGAATATTCATCTATAGAAAAAGAAAACGCTAAGTTAGATAAAATCTTTTGGCACTGCGCTCAAACTATGTCATATCCCGAATTTCATCGAGCTTGGCACAATTCTCAAATTCCTTCCCATCAAGAAATGTCAGAATTTGAAGGTGTCGGTGCTAACTCGTATATACTAGCTTTAAATTTAGAGAACCTGCCTCTTGAGCTTTTAAGTTCAATTGATAAAGATGACATTTTTAAAGACCGCATTCAATTAATTTGTATTAATCAAAGACAAATAAGCGATCGCAATAATCCTGCTGTTGAAATCTATGACCAAATGCTTGATTGGAAATGTCCGCTAAGAGATAATGGCGAACCAGAAACTATGCCTTTACTTAAGTCTTATTGGCATTCGCTACAGCGCAATACGGACAAACTAATAGTTTTAGTATTTTACGATTCAACTGCGTTAGAAACAGAATGGACGGGATTTAGTCAAAGTATACTAGATCCTTTGAATACCTTTGAAGGTGCAATCTGTGTCATTACTGACCAACCTACAAGCAAATTAAAACAATTTTCCCCAAGTTCGCCAAATTTGATTGAAAATCTCATGGGGTGGATGAGAAAAGTTCATTTGGAATCTTAG
- a CDS encoding DUF6717 family protein, with product MCNVGSRSASVNGIPEIIDLLVENKELANAKEGFKLIFSQTPFPGYDLKLAWKSEEYGGNWYYCQQYDLEGWLCPALFKYFNRAPQNIYCQAQPKN from the coding sequence ATTTGCAACGTCGGCTCSCGAAGCGCGAGCGTAAATGGAATCCCAGAAATAATCGATCTTTTAGTTGAGAACAAAGAACTAGCTAATGCTAAGGAAGGATTTAAACTCATTTTTTCTCAGACTCCTTTCCCTGGTTACGATCTAAAATTAGCCTGGAAGTCAGAAGAATATGGTGGCAACTGGTACTATTGCCAACAATACGATCTTGAAGGTTGGTTATGTCCAGCCTTATTTAAATACTTTAATCGCGCCCCGCAAAACATTTATTGTCAGGCACAGCCGAAGAACTAA
- a CDS encoding GIY-YIG nuclease family protein: MWSVYIIRCCDNSLYTGISNDVPKRFKVHQSGSNQAAKYTRNKHPLQLVFSSEIGNKSAASRAEYHLKRLSKRNKELLVAGKTSLLNLGIIETKI; the protein is encoded by the coding sequence ATGTGGTCTGTATATATAATTCGATGTTGCGACAATTCTCTTTATACAGGGATTTCCAATGATGTCCCCAAACGTTTTAAGGTTCACCAATCGGGCAGTAACCAAGCTGCTAAATATACCAGAAATAAACATCCCCTACAGTTAGTTTTCAGCAGTGAAATAGGAAACAAATCGGCTGCTTCTCGTGCCGAATATCATCTTAAAAGACTATCAAAAAGAAACAAGGAATTACTTGTAGCAGGTAAAACTTCACTCTTAAACTTGGGAATTATCGAAACAAAGATTTGA
- a CDS encoding DNA-binding transcriptional regulator — protein MPAVLMEILKIKKLKQPFVGQLIRELRQVSGLTQEELANSLEVSFSSISRWERGKTKPSSAASKLIETKLTELGERGEELRLAIA, from the coding sequence ATGCCAGCAGTATTAATGGAAATACTAAAAATCAAAAAGCTCAAGCAACCCTTTGTAGGTCAATTAATTCGAGAACTGCGGCAGGTTTCAGGATTAACACAAGAGGAATTGGCAAACAGTTTGGAAGTTTCTTTTTCTAGCATCAGTAGATGGGAGCGAGGGAAAACAAAGCCTTCATCTGCTGCTTCAAAGCTAATCGAGACAAAGCTTACAGAGTTGGGAGAACGAGGTGAGGAGTTGCGATTGGCGATTGCGTAG